In gamma proteobacterium HIMB55, the genomic stretch ATTAACGGTAGCTACCAGTACAGCGATGAGCTGACTATCTACGGTGCTGTTAACAACGTGACTGACGAAGAGCCATGGTCAACTGAGACAGCATGGCCAGTAGGTCCACGTGGTCGTACATTTGTATTGGGTGTTTCTTACTCAATGTAAGCAAGCAGCCATCCGAAGAGCCCGCGCTTAACACCGCGGGCTTTTTTTTGTCTGACGCATAGAGGTTTACCTTTCTCTGACTTGTCGGCCGACGAGCGCGATGCGGCTTTGTGGCAAATGATTTAGATGAACGATAGGTGACAAAACGCTGATTATTTATCTGACTTAACAGGGATAGAGTATTGCTTCGCTGCGACCTCATGAGCATGATGAGACGCGTCGCTGAGTTGGTTACCCGTGTGCTTGAGCTGTCCGAGCGACGCCAGCGTCATGCTTTGTTTGTGAGAGAAAATAATAATGAGTGGTATGCCAGAGCACGACGAGTTTTCGACCCATGCGGTGCCGACTGATGCGCGTGTAGCGACCTTCAGAGTGGCCGCTGTGTCATCGATGGTGTCTTTTTCCCTACCTACGTTTATCGCAGGTATTGAAGTCGCCTACGGCGTTGGGGAGGCCATGGCACTCTCAGCGATCCTGGGTGGCTCGTTCATCATTTTCGTCGTCGGCTGGTTGATGGGCTCGATTGGAGCCCGAACAGGTTTTAACTCTTACTTGCTAGTTCGACTGGCGTTTGGCGACACTGGCGCACGAATCGTCAATCTCGCCTTCTCGATATCGTTACTCGGATGGTTTGGAATAAATTTGAACCTGTTTGGTCGTGCCATCGCAGGACTAAGCAGTGATGTTCTGGGTGTTGTTCCGCCCGAGCTCGCGGTCACGATCGGCGCGAGTATTTTGATCACAGTGACGACCATTATTGGATTTCGGGCCATTAATTTTGTGTCGACGTTGATGATTCCCGTTCTGATGCTTGTGGCGCTTGTATTCCTAGCGGCCGTGCTTGGTCAGGATGGCGGGCAATCGATTGTCTCAGAACCCGAGATGAGCCTTGGGGATGGCATTTCCTCGATTGTCGGCTCGATTGTTATTGGCTGCATCATCATGCCCGATATCACGCGTTTCTTGCGGTCGTCGACCGGTGCGCTGGTGACAAGTGGCGCGAGTTATATGGTGTTTCAGCCCTTCGTAATGTGGGTGGGGGCAAGTGCCGCCTTCGCTTTGGCGACAGATGACATTACAACGATCATGCTCACGCTGGGTTTAGGGCTTGGTGCGTTTGCCATCATCATTGCGGGCTCATGGGTGCTCAACGCATTGAACCTTTACAGCGCCGTGCTTGGTGTAACGGCATCGTTCCCACGGGTCAACGCTAGGAACACAACCATTTTACTGGGCGCGCTGGGTGTTACCGCAGGCTTAATGAATATTCTCGACTCCTTTGTTGAGTTTCTTTTCTATCTTTCGATTGTGTTCATTCCGGTGGCCGGTGTGGTCATCGTCGATCATTTTGCAGTGCGCGAGCGCCATTATTCGGTCGATGAAGTGGCAGATAACCAGCCGCTTAATTTACCCGGTTTACTCGCATGGTTTGCTGGTGCCGCTGTTGCCCTGGCAGGGTCCGAGGGGTTAATCGCAAGCGTGTCCACGGTCGCCGCAATCGACGCGATGATGGTGTCGGCACTCCTATATTTTGTGCTCGCAAAGGCTTTTGATCGGCGAGTCAGCGCGAATAATGGGGCGGGCCAGTAGTATGCGAATTGGCCTCGATGTAGGTGGCACCCACACCGATGCGGTCTTGATGGATGGGCAGCAGATTGTTGCCCACACCAAAGCAACCACCACCGCAGATGTGGGGTCAGGCATCGAAACGGCACTCGCCACGATTCTTGAGGGTGTTAATCCCGCTCAGGTTGAACTCCTCACCATAGGTACCACGCAATTCACCAACGCGGTGGTTGAGCGAAAGCACCTGTCCAAGGTCGCGGCTGTTCGTGTTTGTCTGCCCGCTGGGCGAGGCCTGTTACCACGAGCGGATTGGCCTGCAGATTTGGTCGAGGCAACCGACGGCGGAAACTACCTTCTGCATGGCGGTCATTTGTACGACGGACGTGAACTGGCGCCGGTTGATGAGGTTGAAGTAGGCGAGTTCCTGCAGACGCTAAAGACAGAGAAACCATTGGCTGTAGTTGTCTCTTGTGCGTTTTCTCCGTCGCAACCTGAGCTTGAATTGGGTCTCGCCGAGCGATTCTCTGCCGCACTCCCGAATAGTCGTGTTGTCGCGTCGCACAGTATGGGTGGCCTAGGTCTGATCGAGCGAGAAAACGCCGCGATATTGAACGCGTCATTACTCGAGTTTGCAGACCATGTTGCATCGGCACTTCTCAGCTCTAGTCAGCGACTTGGCCTGAGCTGTCCGGTCTATGTCAGCCAGAACGACGGAACACTGATTGATCTCGAGCGTGTGCGGGAATTTCCGGCGCTGACATTTGCCTCGGGACCTACCAACTCCATTCGCGGAGCGTGGGCATTAACGGGGCTTTCCGATGCGTTGGTGATCGATGTCGGCGGCACAACTTCAGATATTGGTGTTCTTAAAAACGGTTTCCCAAGGCAATCAAATCTTGTCATTGATGTCGGCGGTGCGCGCACCAACTTCAGAATGCCCGACGTTTTGGCAATAGGTCTCGGTGGCGGTAGCAAAATAGGCGAGGGTGGCTCTAGCTGTGGCCCCCAGTCTGTCGCGCGAGAACTCACCGACAAAGCCTTGTGCTTTGGTGGGGAGGTTATGACATTCACTGATATTGCAATGTCTCAGGGGCGTATGAAGATTGCCGAGGCAACCAATGCTTATCCGGTAGCAACTGAAATTTGCGAAGCGGTCGACCAACTCGTGCTTGAAAAGTTAACAGCGGCTGTCGATCTAATGAAACCGGGTGGCGCGATTTTACCTGTGGTGCTCGTGGGTGGCGGTGCACCGCTGATTCCCGGTGAGACACTTGCAGGGTGCCCAGTGATTCGCCCTGAATACGCGGGCGTTGCCAATGCGATTGGTGCTTCCATTGCGCAGGTGAGCGGTGAGGCCGAAGGCTTGCATGTGATTGGAAGCAAGGCGCGTGGTGAGGTGATCGAGGAGCTAACGCGCACCGCAACAATCAATGCAACTGCAGCAGGAGCCGACGAGGCTTCGATAGCGGTGGTTGATGTGGAGGAGGTTGATATCCCTTACATGGCCAGTGAAACGACCCGCATTCGTGTACGTGTTGTTGGCGACCTCACTTTGGGGGCAGCCTAGCTTATGAAGATTTACGCGACTGATCTCGATGATCTAGCCCTGGGTGCCGTCTTCCTCGCTACCGGTGGAGGAGGCGACCCCTACCTACCGACTCTCATTGCCAAACAGACACTCGAGCAGACGGGGCCCGTTAGCTTAATCGATGCCGATACGCTGGCTGACGACGCCTTTGTCGTGCCTGTGGGTGGTGTCGGCGCGCCCACTGTGTCACTCGAGCTATTGCCTTCAATCGATGAGGCTTCAAGGGTGCTAGACGCTTACGCGGAGCTGATCAATCGAGAGATAGATGCGGTGGCCTCGTTTGAGATCGGCGGCGGTAACTCTTTGATGCCATTGATGGCAGCTGCCGTCAGAGGGCTACCGGTGATTGATGGCGACGGCATGGGACGCGCGTTTCCAGAGGCGCAGATGATGAGCTATGCCATTGCCGGTGTGAAGCCGACACCCGCACTTGCTATGGACTACGCTGGAAACACCGCGCTTTTTGAGACGTCCGACACCACAACCTATGAGCACCACATTCGCGCTTTTGCTGCGGCCGCTGGGGGTATGATTACTGTCGCTGAGCACCCTATGACCGGCAAGGAAATCAAACGCTCTGTTATTCCAAGGACGGTGAGCTTTTCTCTCGCCCTGGGCCGATTGTTACGCGAGCGTAGAGGGCCAATTGCAGACCTCTTACCCGCATTGCATGCACTGTTTGCGGACTCGGTCTACGGTTCGGTGCATCAAATCTTTGCAGGAAAGATCTCAGGGAAAAGCACACGCACCGTTGGTGGGTACGACGTGGGTGAACTCTCGATTGAGAATTTTGACGATCCATCGGACGTCTGCAATATAACGATCAAAAATGAATATTTGGTCGCCACCGCAAAGGGTAAGCCTTTGGCCATGGTGCCTGATCTTATTGTGGTTGTTGATGCGGAGACCTCTACGCCTATCAACGCAGAGCGCCTCCACTACGGGCAGCGTGTTGCCGTACTTGCCATTGGTGCCCCGAGCTTCTATCAGACGCCGGAGGCACTTGCTGCTACCGAGCCTCGATGCTTTGGTATTGATATGGATTACCAGCCCTTGGCTTCTCTGGTCTCATAGCTTTGCGAGAATCATCGTCTGGAAACGGCGATACCATCTTTGGTTACTGCCGCTCTGAAGCTTCGCTGCTTAGGCATTGCTATGTAGCGCCCGTTCTTTACTTCAGGCGTAAAGGGATGGGTGTCCTAATGATCAGGACGCCAGGGACGCATCTTCGCTAGCGGACGCTTCCTGAACGTCGTCGCGGAACACCGACAAGAAGTCTTCCAAAATGACGTATAGCGCTGGTATCAATACCAGCGTCACCGCCGTTGAAAAGACGACGCCAAACCCGAGTGATACCGCGAGCGGTACAAAAGGCGCTGTGTCAAAATCACGCGTTACCATCAGGGGTAGCAAGCCCATGAAGGTCGTTACTGACGTCAGGAAGATAGGGCGGAAGCGTGACATCCCCGAATCCACAACGGCTTCTCGTAAATCCATGCCGTGTATTCGCCTATTGCGATTAATGAAGTCGACCAGAACCAGGCTTGAATTAATCACAACCCCTGCCAGCGCGATCATTCCAAGCAGAGAGAAGAACACGAGGTCATAGCTCATGATTTGATGGCCGAGAATCGCGCCAATAAACCCAAAGGGGATACTCGCCATCACAACAAGAGGTTGTAGGTAGGATTTCAGAGGAATCGCAAGTAACGTGTAAATAACCATCAGCGCAACCAAGCTTGCGCTCACCAGTCCACTCAAGGCTCTAGTTCGCTCCTCGGCCTCGCCAGCTTGCGATACAGTGACACCCGGGTAGTCGTCCATCACCTGCGGTACGTGTGTCCTGAAAAGCTCTGAAAGGATGGTTTCGGGTGCTACTGCGTCTCTGTCAGCAGATGCAATAACGTTCAGTGTCCGCTGCCCATCGGTTCGGTTAATCGTTGAATTCCCTAAGGTGGGAGTGAGTTCAGCCACAGATAAAGCAGGCACCTCTGTTCCATCCGGGAGACGTATTGTCATGGTTTCGAGGCTGGCTAGGGTACGACGGTCATCATTTGGAAATCGCACCATGACCCGAACATCGTCACGGTCTCGCTGCACGCGCTGTGCCTCCTGACCATAGAAAGCATTGCGGACCTGGTTACCCAAATCTGCTTGTGTCAGACCCAGTGCCTCTGCTTCAGGAAGGACTTTCAGCGCGAGTTCACGTTTTCCGGACCGATAACTGTTGCTTATGTCAAAGAGACCGCCATAACCCCCAAGGATGTCGGTTAACTCGTTTGCAGCACGGCCTAGTTGTTCGATATCTCTACCGCGTAACTCAAGATCAATATCAGCGCCCATGGACACAGCGTCTGCAGAAAAGCTCAGTTCGACGACATCGGGGATAGGGGGCGTCAAGTCGCGCCATAAGTTGACAACTTCTTGAGGTGTCATGCCGCCGCGCTCCCGATAGGGAACGAGATTCAGCGAAACCTCAGCCATGTGGGAGCCTGTGGCTCCCAGCATGACAATGGCGCCTTGAGCGATGGGAACACCGACCGAAGAGAGTTCGTTCTTAAACGCTGAGCTACCATCATCACGGGAAGCGTCAACTCTGCGTCGCGTCTCCGCCGCGGAAGCTTGAAGTTTTTGGACAACAGCCTGCGTACCCGCAAGTGGATAGCCCTCAGGCATAACAACTCGAGCAACAACATTATTACCTGATACGGCTGGGAAAAACTGAAAAACGACTCTGCCACTCGCCATGAAACCCGCCATGATGACCATCATGGCAAGCGCTGCAGCTAGAGTTGTATAGCGGTTGTCGATTCCCCATTCAATCCAGCCTTTGTAGCGATGGGTCGCGAAGTGCTCTAGCGAGCCTGCGATTCGGTCTTGAAATACCTCCCAGCGCTTGCCAAAACCCGATTGACGCCGCGTATTGCTGCGGTGGGCGAGGTGGGAAGGTAAGATTAGCTGTGATTCTACAATGCTGAAAATGAGGCAGAGGACAACGGTTCCACCAATCGAATAGAAGAACTGGCCGAGGTTAGTGTCGACGTTCAGCAATGGCATGAATGCCGCGATGGTGGTCAGAACGCCAAAGAAGACTGGCACGGCAACTTCGCTCGTGCCCTCAATGGCGGCAGAGCGAGGATCGAGACCCGCTTGCTCTTTGGTATAGATGCGTTCGCCAACCACAATCGCATCATCAACGACCACCCCTAATGACAGCAGTAGGCCCATCAGCGAGAGCGTACTAATGCTTAAATCCGCGCTCGGGAAAAAGGCAATGGCACCGAAGATGGCAACCGGGATGCCTGCACTCACCCACAAGGCTAGGCGTACTCGGAGAAACAGCGACAAACTGATGATCACGAGTAATAGACCGCCAAAAGCGTTGTTGATCATGGTGCCTAGTCGGCCCACCAATTCGTCCGCTTCGTTATTCCAAATGGTGAAATGAATACCCTCGGGCAGTTCGCGCTCTTTACGCTCAGCGTAAGCGAGTACCGCTTCAGAAATCTCAATAGCGTCATCGCTACCGATACGGAAGATTTGGATCATCATGGCTTGCTCGCCATTGAATTCACCGTACTGGTCAACGTCTTCAAATCCATCGACGATGGTCGCAATATCTCGGAGTAATAGACGACTACCACCAGGCTCTCTTGCTACGACAACGTTTTCGAGTTCCTGGCCGGTGTATCGCTGCCCCGTGCCGCGTAAGCGAATTTCTCCAGCATCAGCTTTCACTGAGCCCCCAGGGATATCGATGCTAGAGCTGCGAATAGCTTGCGCCACCTGATCTAAGGTGAGCTGATGTCTTCGCAACGTTGCTTCTGAAACTTCAACCGAAATCTCGTCAGCACGCATGTAAAGCGTTTCGACAAGACTCACCTCGGGCAGTTCGAGCAGGTCTTTTCGGATGGACTCAGTAATGTTTTTCAATGACCGCTCATCAGTCTTGCCATGAACGGCAAGTTGCGTCACGAGGCTTCGCATGGTGACCTGAGACACGATCGGACGCTCTGTATTTGCAGGGAAAGTTGATATCGCATTGACCTGAGCTTTGATGTCGTCGAGCGCTTTTGCCTTGTCGGCGTCCATCTCGAGCTCAACCGCCACGTTGCATTGACCCTCCGCGGCGGTGGTCTTCACCTTTACGATGTTCTCAACGCCATCGATTGACTCTTCGATGCGCGTGCAGACACCGGTTTCTACCTCAGCTGGGGCAGCACCCAAATACGGGACGGTGACCATGACGACCGGTGCTTCGATGTTCGGAAACTCTTCTTTGCGCACGTCATTGAGTGCAAGTAATCCCGACGCTATCAGGATAAACATCAAGAGATTTGCGGCTACAGGGTTGTCGACGAACCAGGCTATGAGTTTTGGCATCGGTGAGCCCTAGTTAATGACCGTAACGGGCATACCCTCGACCACAAACTGAAGCGGCGAGGTGCTAATCCGCTCACCAGATACGAGTCCCTCTGAAATGAGGACGTCGCTATCGGAGAGCTTGAATACGGAAACGTCGCGAAATTCGAGCTGATCGCGCTCGTTGATAATCATCACTGAGTTGTCCGGCCGCAATGCCGTACGCGGCACGGACACTAGGTTGTCCACGGTGCGGCCCTCAATCACAGCGTTCACAAATAGCCCAACCGGCAACCTGACACCGTTGCTGCTGAGTGTGTTGGTAACTTCCACGATGACATGCAAAAAGCGACTTTTAACCGAAATATCGCCCTCTGTACGGAGTAGTTTTGCGCCCCAGGTTTGCGTGTCGCCCGCGTAGTCAGCAGTCAGTAAAACATTGGCGGGCGTATCGCCGGCAAGACCCGTCTGTGCATAGCTCGCGTCCAGATAAGCAAGCTGTGAATCAGCCAAGGGGAGGCGAACCTGAAGACGATCGGTGTCGTAAAGCGTCGCTATCATCGATCCTTTCGCGACAAACTGCCCGGCGTCTACGTCCTCGCCACGAACACGACCGTTGAAAGGCGCTCTGAGCACTGTGCGCTCGAGATCAACAGTCGCTCGCATTAAAGCCGCTTTCGCATCGGCGAGCGCAGCATTCGCAACCGCTAGCAATCGCTCAGCATTTTGCAACTCTGCAATGCTCGCCAGTTCGTCACCGTACAGCGATTTAATACGCGCAGCTTCCTCAGCGGCAAAGCGCTGCTCAGCTTCTGCTCGAGACATTGCTGCCTGGGACCTGGCTACGGCAATTTCATAGTCTCTCGGGTCTAATTTGAGTAGGGTGTCGCCTTTACTGAAGTCCCCGCCTGCGACGAGGCTGTCGGAGACTTCGATAACCTCACCGGCTATCTGAGCCACCAATTTGGTCTCAACACTCGGTTGTACATTGCCCTCAGAACTCACGCTAAGTTGCATTGGGCCCGTATTGATTTCAAGCGCGCGAACGGCCACGGGCACAGGTTCTTTTACCGTCATTTTCAGGGTTGGTTGATTACTTACCAGTGCTAGAAACACTGCCGCCGATAACGCCAGTATTAGCAGCGGGGCAATAAGCTTTTTCATTACGGAAGACTTGCGTGACGCAGCGTCGTTCATATTGGGTCCCAGTTCACAAAGACGAGGTT encodes the following:
- a CDS encoding purine-cytosine permease-like transporter (PFAM: Permease for cytosine/purines, uracil, thiamine, allantoin) translates to MSGMPEHDEFSTHAVPTDARVATFRVAAVSSMVSFSLPTFIAGIEVAYGVGEAMALSAILGGSFIIFVVGWLMGSIGARTGFNSYLLVRLAFGDTGARIVNLAFSISLLGWFGINLNLFGRAIAGLSSDVLGVVPPELAVTIGASILITVTTIIGFRAINFVSTLMIPVLMLVALVFLAAVLGQDGGQSIVSEPEMSLGDGISSIVGSIVIGCIIMPDITRFLRSSTGALVTSGASYMVFQPFVMWVGASAAFALATDDITTIMLTLGLGLGAFAIIIAGSWVLNALNLYSAVLGVTASFPRVNARNTTILLGALGVTAGLMNILDSFVEFLFYLSIVFIPVAGVVIVDHFAVRERHYSVDEVADNQPLNLPGLLAWFAGAAVALAGSEGLIASVSTVAAIDAMMVSALLYFVLAKAFDRRVSANNGAGQ
- a CDS encoding N-methylhydantoinase A/acetone carboxylase, beta subunit (PFAM: Hydantoinase/oxoprolinase; Hydantoinase/oxoprolinase N-terminal region) yields the protein MRIGLDVGGTHTDAVLMDGQQIVAHTKATTTADVGSGIETALATILEGVNPAQVELLTIGTTQFTNAVVERKHLSKVAAVRVCLPAGRGLLPRADWPADLVEATDGGNYLLHGGHLYDGRELAPVDEVEVGEFLQTLKTEKPLAVVVSCAFSPSQPELELGLAERFSAALPNSRVVASHSMGGLGLIERENAAILNASLLEFADHVASALLSSSQRLGLSCPVYVSQNDGTLIDLERVREFPALTFASGPTNSIRGAWALTGLSDALVIDVGGTTSDIGVLKNGFPRQSNLVIDVGGARTNFRMPDVLAIGLGGGSKIGEGGSSCGPQSVARELTDKALCFGGEVMTFTDIAMSQGRMKIAEATNAYPVATEICEAVDQLVLEKLTAAVDLMKPGGAILPVVLVGGGAPLIPGETLAGCPVIRPEYAGVANAIGASIAQVSGEAEGLHVIGSKARGEVIEELTRTATINATAAGADEASIAVVDVEEVDIPYMASETTRIRVRVVGDLTLGAA
- a CDS encoding hypothetical protein (PFAM: Protein of unknown function (DUF917)), coding for MKIYATDLDDLALGAVFLATGGGGDPYLPTLIAKQTLEQTGPVSLIDADTLADDAFVVPVGGVGAPTVSLELLPSIDEASRVLDAYAELINREIDAVASFEIGGGNSLMPLMAAAVRGLPVIDGDGMGRAFPEAQMMSYAIAGVKPTPALAMDYAGNTALFETSDTTTYEHHIRAFAAAAGGMITVAEHPMTGKEIKRSVIPRTVSFSLALGRLLRERRGPIADLLPALHALFADSVYGSVHQIFAGKISGKSTRTVGGYDVGELSIENFDDPSDVCNITIKNEYLVATAKGKPLAMVPDLIVVVDAETSTPINAERLHYGQRVAVLAIGAPSFYQTPEALAATEPRCFGIDMDYQPLASLVS
- a CDS encoding cation/multidrug efflux pump (PFAM: AcrB/AcrD/AcrF family), whose translation is MPKLIAWFVDNPVAANLLMFILIASGLLALNDVRKEEFPNIEAPVVMVTVPYLGAAPAEVETGVCTRIEESIDGVENIVKVKTTAAEGQCNVAVELEMDADKAKALDDIKAQVNAISTFPANTERPIVSQVTMRSLVTQLAVHGKTDERSLKNITESIRKDLLELPEVSLVETLYMRADEISVEVSEATLRRHQLTLDQVAQAIRSSSIDIPGGSVKADAGEIRLRGTGQRYTGQELENVVVAREPGGSRLLLRDIATIVDGFEDVDQYGEFNGEQAMMIQIFRIGSDDAIEISEAVLAYAERKERELPEGIHFTIWNNEADELVGRLGTMINNAFGGLLLVIISLSLFLRVRLALWVSAGIPVAIFGAIAFFPSADLSISTLSLMGLLLSLGVVVDDAIVVGERIYTKEQAGLDPRSAAIEGTSEVAVPVFFGVLTTIAAFMPLLNVDTNLGQFFYSIGGTVVLCLIFSIVESQLILPSHLAHRSNTRRQSGFGKRWEVFQDRIAGSLEHFATHRYKGWIEWGIDNRYTTLAAALAMMVIMAGFMASGRVVFQFFPAVSGNNVVARVVMPEGYPLAGTQAVVQKLQASAAETRRRVDASRDDGSSAFKNELSSVGVPIAQGAIVMLGATGSHMAEVSLNLVPYRERGGMTPQEVVNLWRDLTPPIPDVVELSFSADAVSMGADIDLELRGRDIEQLGRAANELTDILGGYGGLFDISNSYRSGKRELALKVLPEAEALGLTQADLGNQVRNAFYGQEAQRVQRDRDDVRVMVRFPNDDRRTLASLETMTIRLPDGTEVPALSVAELTPTLGNSTINRTDGQRTLNVIASADRDAVAPETILSELFRTHVPQVMDDYPGVTVSQAGEAEERTRALSGLVSASLVALMVIYTLLAIPLKSYLQPLVVMASIPFGFIGAILGHQIMSYDLVFFSLLGMIALAGVVINSSLVLVDFINRNRRIHGMDLREAVVDSGMSRFRPIFLTSVTTFMGLLPLMVTRDFDTAPFVPLAVSLGFGVVFSTAVTLVLIPALYVILEDFLSVFRDDVQEASASEDASLAS
- a CDS encoding RND family efflux transporter, MFP subunit (PFAM: HlyD family secretion protein~TIGRFAM: RND family efflux transporter, MFP subunit); its protein translation is MNDAASRKSSVMKKLIAPLLILALSAAVFLALVSNQPTLKMTVKEPVPVAVRALEINTGPMQLSVSSEGNVQPSVETKLVAQIAGEVIEVSDSLVAGGDFSKGDTLLKLDPRDYEIAVARSQAAMSRAEAEQRFAAEEAARIKSLYGDELASIAELQNAERLLAVANAALADAKAALMRATVDLERTVLRAPFNGRVRGEDVDAGQFVAKGSMIATLYDTDRLQVRLPLADSQLAYLDASYAQTGLAGDTPANVLLTADYAGDTQTWGAKLLRTEGDISVKSRFLHVIVEVTNTLSSNGVRLPVGLFVNAVIEGRTVDNLVSVPRTALRPDNSVMIINERDQLEFRDVSVFKLSDSDVLISEGLVSGERISTSPLQFVVEGMPVTVIN